From the Microbacterium sp. W4I4 genome, one window contains:
- a CDS encoding ABC transporter permease, producing MSAAAQSTGLGARLRTWFTDGGLSDRRSVLVVLLLVLLIAMTILDGAGATSASFNSDYLASALINLVPLALLAIAELFVITTGNGSIDLSVGSMVSLVGMVFGILYGVAEWSFLGAATAALLLGALLGAVNGVLTAYFGYPALITTLATYYAFASIALVITNASPVSGGRIQGLYSAAQSIELPLIGAYLPLVPLGVFTFLLPVVVIAWIVLNRTTYGRALYAVGTNETAARWAGIDTRRTQLMAFVASGVISGLVAIYTVAQFASARPDAGTSGAGMALPAITIAVLGGVAITGGVGRIGGVVLAALLIVWTNASILIVVPGNTGTQLQFLALAVVLIGASLVDARSNRPRRQRRETTASRTATVS from the coding sequence ATGAGCGCTGCCGCACAGTCCACCGGGCTCGGTGCACGGCTGCGCACCTGGTTCACCGATGGAGGTCTGAGCGATCGACGCAGCGTGCTCGTCGTGCTGCTGCTGGTCCTGCTCATCGCCATGACGATCCTCGACGGCGCGGGAGCCACGTCGGCCTCGTTCAACTCCGACTATCTCGCATCCGCGCTGATCAACCTGGTGCCGCTGGCGCTGCTGGCGATCGCCGAGCTGTTCGTGATCACCACGGGCAACGGCAGCATCGACCTGTCGGTGGGCTCGATGGTGTCTCTGGTGGGAATGGTCTTCGGCATCCTCTACGGCGTCGCCGAGTGGAGCTTCCTCGGCGCCGCCACGGCGGCTCTTCTCCTGGGCGCGCTGCTCGGAGCGGTCAACGGGGTGCTGACCGCCTATTTCGGCTACCCCGCCCTGATCACCACCCTCGCGACCTACTACGCCTTCGCATCCATCGCCCTGGTCATCACCAATGCCTCGCCCGTCTCGGGCGGCCGCATCCAGGGCCTGTACAGCGCAGCGCAGTCCATCGAGCTGCCGCTGATCGGCGCCTACCTGCCACTGGTGCCGCTGGGCGTGTTCACATTCCTGCTGCCGGTGGTCGTGATCGCCTGGATCGTGCTGAACCGCACCACCTATGGACGGGCACTGTACGCGGTCGGCACGAACGAGACCGCCGCGCGCTGGGCGGGCATCGACACCCGCCGCACGCAGTTGATGGCGTTCGTCGCGTCCGGCGTGATCAGCGGACTGGTCGCGATCTACACCGTGGCACAGTTCGCCTCGGCCAGACCGGATGCCGGGACGAGCGGGGCCGGCATGGCGCTGCCCGCGATCACCATCGCGGTCCTGGGCGGCGTGGCGATCACCGGTGGAGTGGGCCGGATCGGCGGCGTGGTGCTGGCGGCACTGCTGATCGTCTGGACGAATGCCTCGATCCTCATCGTCGTGCCAGGCAACACCGGCACACAGCTGCAGTTCCTGGCGCTCGCGGTCGTGCTGATCGGCGCCTCGCTCGTGGATGCGCGCAGCAACCGTCCGCGGCGGCAGAGACGCGAGACGACCGCATCTCGTACGGCGACGGTGTCCTGA
- a CDS encoding sugar ABC transporter ATP-binding protein, protein MVQPRLEMSGISKRYGGVRAIRGADLEVPPGSVHALVGENGAGKSTLIKILAGAEQADTGTIRIDGAPVHIDSTGDAIALGIQTVYQEPHLFQDLSVAENFFVGREITRGPMIDWRAQAPRMLELLDVVGLNRAVASQPVRYLSIAQQQQVSIAKALLEDARILILDEPSAILTQSEIDVLFGVVRRLASDGVSIIYISHRLDELFQIADTVTIMRDGSTVSTDPIGELTVRDIAERMVGGELSSGVRSPGPIGETMLSLEGLTLDGAFADVTFEVRRNEIVGLYGLVGAGAAEVGDVVYGMRRPDSGTMRVVGSAHTVRSPRQAKRRGVRMLPADRSSQGTFSFQSIAFNITIGSLNLLSDIPGWISRRRERRTAQDLIDRLAVKTPSSRQPVRAMSGGNAQKVVLARQLVERPDLLVLAEPTQGVDVGAKEEIHQIVSALADAGTAVLMITTDLAEVLRVSDRIIVFRGGRVVAELPPTATQSDVLALAAGHEGSPTRQPENSDQEGGASA, encoded by the coding sequence ATGGTGCAGCCCCGACTCGAGATGAGTGGAATATCCAAGCGGTACGGCGGCGTGCGGGCGATCCGCGGGGCCGACCTCGAGGTCCCTCCCGGATCCGTTCACGCCCTGGTCGGCGAGAACGGTGCGGGCAAATCCACCCTGATCAAGATCCTCGCCGGTGCGGAGCAGGCCGACACCGGCACGATCCGCATCGACGGCGCCCCGGTGCACATCGACAGCACGGGTGACGCGATCGCCCTCGGCATCCAGACCGTGTACCAGGAGCCGCACCTGTTCCAGGATCTGTCGGTGGCCGAGAACTTCTTCGTCGGGCGGGAGATCACCCGCGGTCCGATGATCGACTGGCGCGCGCAGGCCCCGCGCATGCTCGAGCTGCTCGACGTCGTAGGCCTGAACCGCGCCGTCGCCTCGCAGCCCGTGCGCTACCTGTCGATCGCCCAGCAGCAGCAGGTGTCGATCGCCAAGGCGCTGCTGGAGGACGCCAGGATACTCATCCTCGACGAGCCCAGCGCGATCCTCACGCAGAGCGAGATCGACGTGCTGTTCGGCGTCGTCCGACGGCTGGCATCCGACGGCGTCTCCATCATCTACATCTCGCACCGCCTCGATGAGCTGTTCCAGATCGCCGACACCGTCACGATCATGCGCGACGGCAGCACCGTCTCCACCGACCCGATCGGCGAGCTGACCGTGCGCGACATCGCGGAGCGGATGGTCGGCGGTGAACTGTCCAGCGGCGTCCGCTCCCCCGGGCCCATCGGCGAGACCATGCTCTCGCTGGAAGGGCTCACCCTCGACGGCGCATTCGCCGACGTGACCTTCGAGGTGCGCCGCAACGAGATCGTGGGACTCTACGGTCTGGTCGGCGCCGGCGCCGCCGAAGTGGGCGACGTGGTCTACGGGATGCGACGACCCGACTCGGGCACGATGCGCGTCGTCGGCAGTGCGCACACGGTCCGCAGCCCGCGGCAGGCCAAACGCCGCGGCGTGCGGATGCTGCCGGCCGACCGCTCCAGCCAGGGGACGTTCTCGTTCCAGTCGATCGCGTTCAACATCACCATCGGCTCCCTGAACCTGCTCTCCGACATCCCCGGCTGGATCAGCCGACGCCGCGAGCGTCGCACCGCGCAGGACCTCATCGACCGGCTGGCCGTGAAGACTCCCAGCTCCCGTCAGCCCGTGCGCGCCATGTCCGGCGGCAATGCGCAGAAAGTGGTTCTCGCCCGTCAGCTCGTCGAGCGCCCCGATCTGCTGGTGCTCGCCGAGCCCACCCAGGGCGTCGACGTCGGTGCGAAGGAGGAGATCCATCAGATCGTCTCCGCCCTGGCGGATGCCGGCACCGCCGTGCTCATGATCACGACCGACCTCGCCGAGGTGCTGCGCGTCTCGGATCGGATCATCGTCTTCCGCGGCGGCCGCGTGGTCGCCGAGCTGCCGCCGACGGCGACGCAGAGCGATGTACTGGCGCTCGCCGCCGGCCACGAGGGATCGCCCACACGCCAGCCCGAGAACTCCGATCAGGAAGGCGGTGCGAGCGCATGA
- a CDS encoding L-rhamnose mutarotase, with product MTRIAFELQVRPELLDEYLARHSPVRPEMLAEIAASGRRNYSLFLAEGGRLIGYYETDDDAAAQAYLAASEIAGRWEAEMGRFFVGLEGRPDQAATPLTEVFNLETQLAAAESTES from the coding sequence GTGACCCGCATCGCCTTCGAGCTGCAGGTGCGCCCCGAGCTGCTCGATGAGTACCTCGCCCGGCACTCGCCGGTCCGGCCCGAGATGCTCGCCGAGATCGCCGCGTCCGGCCGGCGCAACTACTCGCTGTTCCTCGCCGAGGGCGGGCGCCTGATCGGCTACTACGAGACCGATGACGATGCCGCCGCACAGGCCTACCTCGCCGCATCCGAGATCGCCGGCCGCTGGGAGGCCGAGATGGGCCGCTTCTTCGTCGGCCTCGAAGGTCGCCCCGATCAGGCGGCCACGCCGCTCACCGAAGTCTTCAACCTCGAAACACAGCTGGCTGCAGCAGAAAGCACCGAATCATGA
- a CDS encoding autoinducer 2 ABC transporter substrate-binding protein, with amino-acid sequence MKFIGKILAVTAVAALATTALAGCTQRGSTDGASEGPGTSNKEVSVAFVPKLQGIPYFEAMNTGGQAAAKDLGLKWLYQGPTSADAAAQADIVRSYIQQKVDVLFVAPNDPNSMAPVLQQAKDAGIRVATADTDAPDSVRELFVNQASTEGIGETLTDQLMTAMGGKGKYAIVSCGETAENLNSWIAVQKKYTAEKYPDAEIVDIVYAGEDQAKATQMATDLMNAHPDLTGLVGECTSSAPGVAQAVADAGKIGKVFTVGLGTPQAMKPYLDAGSSSASVLWDVEALGYLTAWAGQQLAEGKEIPAEPDVKAAPDASYDAGTKVLLLGPPLVITKDNAGDFSY; translated from the coding sequence ATGAAGTTCATCGGAAAGATCCTCGCCGTCACCGCGGTGGCCGCACTCGCCACCACCGCCCTCGCGGGCTGCACGCAGCGCGGGAGCACGGATGGCGCATCCGAAGGGCCGGGCACCTCGAACAAGGAGGTCTCCGTCGCCTTCGTCCCCAAGCTGCAGGGCATCCCGTACTTCGAGGCCATGAACACCGGCGGACAGGCCGCAGCGAAGGACCTGGGCCTGAAGTGGCTCTACCAGGGTCCGACCTCGGCCGATGCCGCAGCGCAGGCCGACATCGTCCGCTCGTACATCCAGCAGAAGGTCGACGTGCTGTTCGTCGCTCCCAACGATCCGAACTCGATGGCGCCGGTGCTGCAGCAGGCCAAGGATGCCGGCATCCGTGTCGCCACCGCCGACACCGACGCGCCGGACTCCGTCCGCGAGCTGTTCGTCAACCAGGCCTCCACAGAGGGCATCGGCGAGACCCTGACGGATCAGCTCATGACAGCCATGGGAGGCAAGGGCAAGTACGCCATCGTCTCCTGCGGCGAGACGGCCGAGAACCTCAACTCGTGGATCGCCGTGCAGAAGAAGTACACGGCAGAGAAGTATCCGGATGCCGAGATCGTCGACATCGTCTACGCGGGCGAGGACCAGGCCAAGGCGACCCAGATGGCCACCGACCTGATGAACGCCCACCCCGACCTGACCGGACTCGTCGGCGAGTGCACCTCCAGCGCTCCCGGTGTCGCCCAGGCCGTCGCGGACGCCGGCAAGATCGGCAAGGTCTTCACCGTCGGACTCGGCACGCCGCAGGCGATGAAGCCGTACCTCGACGCGGGCTCCTCCAGCGCATCCGTGCTGTGGGACGTCGAGGCGCTCGGATACCTCACCGCCTGGGCCGGCCAGCAGCTGGCCGAGGGCAAGGAGATCCCCGCCGAGCCCGATGTGAAGGCCGCTCCGGACGCGAGCTACGACGCCGGCACGAAGGTGCTGCTGCTCGGACCGCCGCTGGTCATCACGAAGGACAACGCAGGAGACTTCTCCTACTGA
- the rhaI gene encoding L-rhamnose isomerase, whose protein sequence is MSILTPDILTELEKQSIELPSWAFGNSGTRFRVFGTPGTPRDPFEKISDAAQVHKYTALAPAVALHIPWDMSDFGDLRKHAEDLGVQLGTVNSNTFQDEDYKFGALTHEDAAVRRKAIDHHLECIEVMDATGSRDLKIWLAEGSNYPGQADMRARQDRLHDSLSTIYAGLGDEQRLVLEYKFFEPSFYHTDVPDWGTSYAQVAALGDKAMVCLDTGHHAPGTNIEFIVMQLLRLGKLGSFDFNSRFYADDDLIVGAADPFQLFRILFEVVRGGGLNNPDVAFMLDQCHNIEDKIPGQIRSVLNVQEMTARALLVDRDALAKAQSANDVLAANAVFMDAFYTDVRPALAEWRESRGLPADPMAAFAASGYLSQIAADRVGGTQAGWGA, encoded by the coding sequence ATGAGCATCCTCACCCCTGACATCCTGACCGAGCTCGAGAAGCAGTCGATCGAACTGCCCTCGTGGGCGTTCGGCAACTCCGGCACCCGGTTCCGCGTGTTCGGCACGCCTGGCACGCCGCGCGACCCCTTCGAGAAGATCTCCGATGCCGCGCAGGTTCACAAGTACACCGCACTCGCCCCGGCCGTGGCGCTGCACATCCCGTGGGACATGAGCGACTTCGGCGATCTGCGCAAGCACGCCGAGGACCTCGGCGTGCAGCTCGGCACGGTCAACTCGAACACGTTCCAGGACGAGGACTACAAGTTCGGCGCGCTGACGCATGAGGACGCCGCGGTGCGCCGCAAGGCGATCGATCATCACCTCGAGTGCATCGAGGTGATGGATGCCACCGGCAGCCGCGACCTGAAGATCTGGCTCGCCGAGGGCTCGAACTACCCCGGCCAGGCCGATATGCGCGCCCGTCAGGACCGCCTCCACGACTCGCTGTCGACCATCTACGCGGGGCTCGGCGACGAGCAGCGCCTGGTGCTGGAGTACAAGTTCTTCGAGCCGTCGTTCTACCACACCGATGTTCCGGATTGGGGAACCAGCTACGCGCAGGTGGCGGCGCTGGGCGACAAGGCCATGGTGTGCCTGGACACCGGCCACCACGCCCCAGGCACCAACATCGAGTTCATCGTCATGCAGCTGCTGCGACTGGGCAAGCTCGGCTCGTTCGACTTCAACTCGCGCTTCTACGCCGACGACGACCTGATCGTGGGCGCCGCCGATCCGTTCCAGCTGTTCCGCATCCTGTTCGAGGTCGTCCGCGGCGGCGGCCTGAACAACCCCGACGTGGCCTTCATGCTCGACCAGTGCCACAACATCGAGGACAAGATCCCCGGTCAGATCCGCTCGGTGCTGAACGTGCAGGAGATGACGGCTCGGGCACTGCTCGTGGATCGCGACGCGCTGGCCAAGGCGCAGTCCGCCAACGACGTGCTGGCCGCCAATGCTGTGTTCATGGACGCGTTCTACACCGACGTGCGCCCGGCTCTGGCCGAGTGGCGCGAGTCGCGGGGCCTTCCCGCAGATCCGATGGCCGCGTTCGCGGCATCCGGCTACCTGTCCCAGATCGCCGCCGACCGCGTCGGCGGCACCCAGGCCGGCTGGGGCGCCTGA
- a CDS encoding beta-galactosidase: protein MIHSVRHRGWAAAASASPLPEPAEAALGITVTDRAVLRDGVPVVPVSGEVHFSRLPRERWAERVRQMRANGITLASAYVLWLHHSPERGVAHFDGNRDVGAFIDACAAAGLEVVLRIGPWAHGEARNGGFPDWVQAADVEHRSDDPGYLELVAEWFGQLAENLDGRVRPGGPVVAIQLENELYDRPEHLVTLKRMARDAGMSAPLWTATAWGGAQLPPGEVMPLFGGYGDGFWADPADDWDSSFRAHYFPSHTWDDPGVGADVRATQGFDAAVATAPASDPLGGFPPATCELGSGMATAYHRRPVLSGRDVAALAQGKIGNGSAWQGYYMFVGGRNPGPGMQETQATGYPNDMTEWSYDFHAPIGQSGDLHESAALLRAQHAFLAAFGDRLGEMTSSLPALQATGLDDTRTPRWALRSNGSEGFCVITHHQPHRPPHEPVQDVLDVQLQVELDGETLLLPSMPVDIPAGTIARWPVGLRFGDARLRWATASALTVLPDGTLVLTADAGIPVEVAVGDLAPVIVTPGALEIGGLSLLVLADAGDAWVLGDELWQCDGQLLWDGTTVEARDAVYLRRFDPATRAWVSAPAIGPEPARPVGIRRMRDAAEVPADHGFGGARAPRPDRRGLRRPGSRLRPGSPRRRRRCRARHRLGRRHRAAAGGRQDGR, encoded by the coding sequence ATGATCCACTCCGTCAGGCACCGCGGGTGGGCCGCTGCGGCATCCGCCAGTCCTCTGCCCGAGCCCGCCGAGGCGGCGCTCGGCATCACCGTGACCGACCGCGCCGTGCTGCGCGACGGCGTGCCGGTCGTGCCGGTGTCGGGCGAGGTCCACTTCAGCCGGCTGCCCCGCGAGCGCTGGGCCGAGCGGGTGCGCCAGATGCGCGCGAACGGCATCACCCTGGCATCCGCCTATGTGCTCTGGCTGCACCACTCCCCCGAACGCGGCGTCGCGCATTTCGACGGCAATCGCGATGTCGGCGCCTTCATCGACGCATGCGCTGCGGCCGGGCTCGAGGTCGTGCTGCGGATCGGCCCGTGGGCGCACGGCGAGGCGCGCAACGGCGGGTTCCCCGACTGGGTGCAGGCGGCCGACGTCGAGCACCGCAGCGACGATCCGGGCTATCTCGAACTGGTCGCCGAGTGGTTCGGCCAGTTGGCGGAGAATCTCGACGGACGCGTGCGGCCGGGTGGCCCCGTCGTGGCGATCCAGCTCGAGAACGAGCTCTACGACCGGCCCGAGCATCTGGTCACCCTCAAGCGGATGGCTCGGGATGCCGGGATGTCCGCTCCGCTGTGGACCGCGACCGCCTGGGGTGGCGCACAGCTGCCTCCCGGCGAGGTCATGCCGCTGTTCGGCGGGTACGGCGACGGATTCTGGGCCGATCCCGCCGACGACTGGGACTCCTCTTTCCGTGCGCACTACTTCCCCTCTCACACCTGGGACGACCCGGGCGTCGGCGCCGATGTGCGCGCCACGCAGGGCTTCGACGCCGCGGTTGCGACGGCGCCGGCATCCGACCCGCTCGGTGGCTTCCCGCCGGCGACCTGCGAGCTCGGCAGCGGCATGGCCACGGCCTATCACCGCCGCCCGGTGCTCAGCGGCCGCGATGTGGCCGCGCTCGCCCAGGGGAAGATCGGCAACGGCTCGGCCTGGCAGGGCTATTACATGTTCGTCGGCGGCCGCAATCCGGGCCCGGGGATGCAGGAGACGCAGGCCACCGGCTATCCGAACGACATGACCGAGTGGAGCTACGACTTCCACGCGCCGATCGGCCAGTCCGGTGATCTGCACGAGTCCGCTGCGCTGCTGCGCGCGCAGCACGCTTTCCTGGCCGCCTTCGGCGACCGGCTCGGCGAGATGACCTCGAGCCTGCCCGCACTGCAGGCGACCGGGCTGGACGACACCAGGACACCGCGCTGGGCGCTGCGCTCGAACGGGTCGGAGGGCTTCTGCGTCATCACGCATCACCAGCCGCACCGTCCCCCGCACGAACCCGTGCAGGACGTTCTCGACGTGCAGCTGCAGGTCGAGCTGGACGGCGAGACGCTGCTGCTGCCGAGCATGCCCGTCGACATCCCGGCCGGCACGATCGCCCGCTGGCCGGTGGGTCTGCGGTTCGGCGACGCGCGACTGCGGTGGGCCACGGCATCCGCTCTCACGGTTCTGCCGGACGGCACGCTCGTGCTGACGGCCGATGCCGGCATCCCGGTCGAGGTCGCCGTCGGCGATCTCGCACCCGTCATCGTGACCCCGGGCGCGCTCGAGATCGGCGGGCTGTCGCTGCTGGTGCTCGCGGACGCGGGCGATGCCTGGGTGCTCGGCGACGAGCTGTGGCAGTGCGACGGGCAGCTGCTCTGGGACGGCACGACCGTCGAGGCGCGGGATGCCGTGTACCTGCGCCGGTTCGATCCGGCCACGCGGGCGTGGGTCTCGGCGCCGGCGATCGGGCCGGAGCCGGCGCGGCCCGTCGGCATCCGACGGATGCGGGATGCCGCCGAGGTGCCCGCCGACCACGGCTTCGGCGGAGCGCGGGCACCTCGCCCCGACCGCCGAGGTCTTCGACGACCTGGCAGCCGTCTTCGCCCTGGATCTCCCCGCCGGCGACGGCGATGCCGTGCTCGACATCGACTGGGCCGGCGACACCGCGCAGCTGCGGGTGGACGGCAGGACGGTCGATGA
- a CDS encoding DapH/DapD/GlmU-related protein, which produces MDEELHAASDAPRRVDFLPWEYDPASAEGALQADRQRALTGATIGQGVMIASTAAVFCDSLSIGDRSYVAALAYLTGDLTIGADCSVNPFAVVRGDVVMGDGVRIGAHTSILGFNHRMSIESPVFTQETWSRGIRIGDDVWIGSGVTILDGLTVGDHVVIGAGSVVTKDVPDWAVVAGNPARLIRDRRVDASGDADLRAALSAFGDTARAQAAAVLARCVEDGGFVDRPSALAETDAADVRPWCDAIEIADLLLGGPPPGFETADLLQRLTSLQDAATGLFSPDGSEPDAAAPDYHVLCVGYAIHLLGGALPHPIHAVHSLTGGAVTSALAGREWRGGAWGDGDAVDVLATACALTVADHGDSLPDGGFGPYFEILGWLTAHADPTTGMWGSVDSSELRLQAVNGFYRLTRGAYAQFGVPLPHPEAAIDTVLAHAADPLLETPEGLTACNILDIIHPLWLAAEQTGHRRGEGAAWARGQLTAALDRWVDGAGFAFAPLSVGPDGVPGLQGTEMWCAIIWLLADYLQLSDAVGYRPRGVHRPEPLVTPGRLG; this is translated from the coding sequence ATGGACGAGGAGCTGCACGCGGCATCCGACGCGCCGCGTCGGGTCGACTTCCTGCCCTGGGAGTACGACCCGGCGTCGGCCGAGGGGGCACTGCAGGCCGATCGACAGCGCGCACTGACCGGTGCGACCATCGGCCAAGGCGTGATGATCGCCTCGACCGCGGCGGTCTTCTGCGACAGCCTGAGCATCGGCGACCGCAGCTACGTCGCCGCCCTCGCGTATCTGACCGGCGATCTCACGATCGGCGCGGACTGCTCCGTGAACCCGTTCGCGGTCGTGCGCGGTGACGTGGTGATGGGCGACGGCGTGCGGATCGGAGCGCACACCTCGATCCTCGGATTCAACCATCGGATGTCGATCGAGTCGCCCGTGTTCACGCAGGAGACCTGGAGCAGGGGCATCAGGATCGGCGACGACGTCTGGATCGGCTCGGGCGTCACGATCCTCGATGGGCTGACCGTGGGCGACCATGTCGTGATCGGCGCCGGATCGGTCGTCACGAAGGACGTGCCCGACTGGGCGGTCGTCGCCGGAAACCCCGCCCGACTCATCCGCGATCGTCGCGTGGACGCCTCCGGCGACGCCGACCTGCGCGCAGCCCTGAGCGCGTTCGGCGACACCGCGCGCGCTCAGGCCGCGGCAGTACTGGCCAGGTGCGTCGAGGACGGCGGGTTCGTCGACCGTCCCTCGGCTCTCGCCGAGACGGATGCCGCGGACGTGCGCCCCTGGTGCGATGCGATCGAGATCGCCGACCTCCTGCTCGGCGGCCCGCCGCCCGGGTTCGAGACCGCCGATCTCCTGCAGCGCCTGACCTCGCTGCAGGATGCCGCGACCGGCCTGTTCTCCCCCGACGGGAGCGAGCCGGATGCCGCGGCCCCGGATTATCACGTGCTGTGCGTCGGCTACGCGATCCATCTGCTGGGTGGCGCGCTGCCGCATCCGATCCACGCCGTGCACTCCCTGACCGGCGGCGCAGTGACCTCAGCGCTCGCGGGGCGCGAATGGCGGGGCGGCGCCTGGGGCGACGGCGACGCGGTCGATGTCCTCGCGACGGCCTGCGCACTCACCGTCGCCGATCATGGCGACAGCCTGCCCGATGGCGGCTTCGGTCCGTACTTCGAGATCTTGGGCTGGCTGACCGCGCACGCCGATCCGACCACCGGCATGTGGGGGTCGGTCGATTCCAGCGAGCTGCGCCTGCAGGCCGTGAACGGGTTCTACCGGCTGACCCGCGGCGCGTACGCGCAGTTCGGCGTGCCGCTGCCGCATCCCGAGGCCGCGATCGACACGGTGCTCGCGCACGCCGCCGATCCGCTGCTCGAGACGCCGGAGGGCCTGACGGCCTGCAACATCCTCGACATCATCCACCCGCTGTGGCTCGCCGCCGAGCAGACCGGGCACCGCCGCGGGGAGGGCGCGGCCTGGGCGCGCGGTCAGCTCACCGCGGCGCTGGACCGCTGGGTCGACGGTGCGGGCTTCGCGTTCGCTCCGCTCAGCGTCGGCCCCGACGGCGTTCCCGGCCTGCAGGGCACCGAGATGTGGTGCGCGATCATCTGGCTGCTCGCCGACTATCTGCAGCTCTCGGATGCTGTGGGCTACCGCCCGCGCGGCGTGCACCGTCCCGAGCCGCTGGTCACGCCCGGCCGCCTCGGCTGA
- a CDS encoding ABC transporter permease, translating into MTSQLEQRTATVSLKRILPPVITGQEIVLVAVIAVLWVLLGFFTPSFLSPGSIGPLLVAVAPVALIGIGMTFIIITGGIDVSVAGMTMVCAVVTARLLVSFDIPLVLAVLVSMVVGAALGSLNGFLVAYARVHPIIITFGTWNLFLFLGYRVFDSSTVNGIPDTFDVFGKGAAGSTLGVPNAFAIVVVLVVAAWWFLRYTRVGRNLYAIGGNAEAARLTGISVQPRLVWVYGITGLLVGLAACITIASGTSSLDQSVGNGRELEVIAAVVIGGTSIMGGRGSVVGTLLGALLVQTVAVGVTQLGWPSQLSRLFVGAFIIIAVGTDLVREHARRKAGRKS; encoded by the coding sequence ATGACCTCGCAGCTCGAACAGCGGACGGCGACCGTCTCGCTCAAGCGCATTCTTCCTCCGGTGATCACCGGCCAGGAGATCGTGCTGGTCGCGGTGATCGCCGTGCTGTGGGTGCTGCTGGGCTTCTTCACGCCCTCGTTCCTCTCCCCCGGCTCCATCGGACCGCTCCTGGTCGCCGTCGCCCCCGTCGCGCTGATCGGCATCGGCATGACGTTCATCATCATCACCGGCGGCATCGACGTATCGGTCGCCGGCATGACGATGGTCTGCGCCGTCGTCACGGCACGGCTGCTGGTCTCCTTCGACATCCCGCTCGTCCTGGCCGTTCTGGTGTCGATGGTGGTGGGCGCCGCGCTCGGCTCGCTCAACGGGTTCCTCGTGGCGTACGCCCGGGTGCATCCGATCATCATCACGTTCGGCACGTGGAACCTGTTCCTGTTCCTCGGATACCGCGTGTTCGACTCGTCGACGGTCAACGGCATCCCCGACACCTTCGACGTCTTCGGCAAGGGAGCCGCGGGCAGCACGCTGGGTGTGCCGAACGCCTTCGCGATCGTCGTCGTGCTCGTCGTCGCCGCCTGGTGGTTCCTGCGATACACGCGCGTCGGCCGCAATCTCTACGCGATCGGCGGCAACGCCGAAGCCGCGCGCCTCACCGGCATCTCCGTCCAGCCGAGACTCGTGTGGGTCTACGGCATCACCGGTCTGCTCGTGGGCCTGGCGGCCTGCATCACGATCGCCTCGGGCACGTCCTCACTGGATCAGTCGGTGGGCAACGGGCGGGAGCTGGAGGTGATCGCCGCCGTGGTCATCGGCGGAACCTCCATCATGGGCGGGCGGGGCTCGGTCGTCGGCACCCTGCTGGGAGCGCTGCTCGTGCAGACCGTGGCGGTGGGCGTGACGCAGCTGGGCTGGCCCTCGCAGCTCTCCCGGCTCTTCGTCGGCGCGTTCATCATCATCGCGGTCGGCACCGACCTGGTGCGAGAACACGCACGTCGCAAGGCGGGGAGGAAGTCATGA